Part of the Lampris incognitus isolate fLamInc1 chromosome 1, fLamInc1.hap2, whole genome shotgun sequence genome is shown below.
atataaaaacaaaatgtgatgagggagatgccaagcagtgtccaggtggggaccactgtcaccatggagacctggggggAGGTCATCAAAGAACTGCCTCTTTGCACATATTAGCGTGTTTCTGCAGATGTGCACTTTTGCACAGACTACGTGATGCTGATGTCCCTCTGATACAGTGAACCTTTATAGTATGGGTGTACTGGTCTTACTGTGTACTGGGACATATTTCCCATTATGGACAAGTTATTGATTAACTGGTTAACTGAATGAATGAAAGAGTGCATGAgtaaacaaatacataaataaataaacgttaATTAACATCATGAATCAATGAAATGTTTGAAcgaattactactactattactactattactactactactactactaccactactactactgccactactactactacttcggctgctcccgttagggggcgccacagcggatcatacgtttccatctattcctgtcctctgcatcttcctctgtcacacctgccacctgcatgtcctccctcaccacatccataaacctcctctttggccttcctcttctcctcttccctggcagctccatattcagcatccttctcccaatatacccagcatctctcctccacacatgtccaaaccgtctcaatcttgtctctcttgctttgtctccaaaccgtccaacctgaactgtccctttaatatactccttcctaatcctgtccttcttcatcactcccaatgaaaatcttatcatcttcatctctgccacctccagctccacctcctgtcttttcatcagtgccactgtctccaaaccatacaacatagctggtctcactaccatcttgtaaaccttccctttaactcttgctggtacccttctgtcacaaatcactcctgacactcttctccacccactccaccctgcctgccctctcttctgcactcctcgttactttggacagttgacccgagGTATTTAAACTCCTCTACCTTCGTCACCCCTACTCCTCGCGTCCTcatcattccgctgtcctccctctcattcacgcatgcgCGAATCGAACAGTACTGATGAATGACCCGCTAAATGGCTCGTCATAGTAAACTTATAGCACACTATATGTCCTCTATATGTCCTCTATATGTCCTCCGTGCTGGCGCAGTTAGTTTAAGTATTTCAGGTAAACTGGCTTAACTTCACCCTCATCACTACCTAAACCATGGCTGGTCTGCATCATGCAGGTACGGGATTTAGGCGGAGTGCTACAACAGACCTCTTCCGGTACATCGGCTGCGAACCGGAACGGATCCCTCCTCACCAGTTCCTACTTAGCTTTCACCGACGCGAACCAGCGTCTGACTTCGTTTCGTTTTAAACGGCGACAAACCAAAACATCCGCCCTTCGTGTTTCCTGACACACGACGTCAGGAACGTTTCGACACCTCGACGGAAGAAGGGAGAACGTCCACTTCCTGTTTAACGTATTTCAAAATAAAGGTCCGTCGCGTAACACGGTTACGATATCGATAACACGCAACTCCTCTAAACAGGGGAAGCGGCGCTGACGTATCGCTGCTCTGAAAACACGCCGCCACCGAGGGGTTTGAATCGCAGTTCAACGTGCGAACGCGAAGTCGTTATGAAACAAATCTGCGTTTCCGCCCCGCCGCGGAAGCGCTCCATGAGAAACGAAAACCGGAAGGGGCGTCTGCGTCGGAGCGTGTTTCTCCGCGAGGTCGAACAGAGGTGGATTCAACTGTCAGCCGGAATCGCTACAAAGTGTCTTCGGGATAAAGCGGCTCGGGGAAGGACGGATTTCCCCTTTAACACGAGGGGGGAAACATGTCTGCCTTACTTGAACAGGTGACTCGGTCtgattctctgttgctgtgaacCAATCTATTATAAACTAACTATTATTACCGTGACGAccgcggatgtgtagactcgttaCACTGTTACGCGATTAACTAGACACGTTTATTCCACCGTTAAGCAGAACAATGTCGCGCCTGCTGCGACCCAGAGCAGCTGCTCATACCTGCACCCTTCACCGTGTTAAAACCAGCCtcagtttgtttgtgttgttaacTTTTACTCTTGAGCGTTAACCGTATTTATTTCCGTCGTGGCCAGATCGTTTGTATTTGTGGCAAACCAGGATCCTCTTCAGAAATGAATGGCACGACTCCTCCAGAAACGGTGCCCGTTTGTCATGTTGCCGTGTCTACACACGCTTGGCTAAGTGGACAAGCTGTTGGGTATTGAATCTGCTGTCTTCAGCTGGACTCGGTAGGAACAGCACCCAGGCTATTGGACATATCTATGATGGATggagaaacacacacattttttaactctcctcctcctcatcatgctGAATCAGAAGTGAGACTACTGATCCAACTGTTTTTGTCAGTTCAGCCCTAttcaacccagatagcaaaggatctttggcccaaatatggcccacatctgcagttatcttacggcccacatttggcctttaaTGACGGcgctgactcagggtgagtgtgactgcctcaactcagccacagatCCACCTTATATCATAACATTTGGGCCTCTTCTGGCCCACACAGCATGTGCCTTAACTACAGTCAAGCCTGGCTCATTAAATtggggccacatctggcccacatagtatgtgctgtaacccaagtcaagtctggcccacacaacacttgctgtaacccaagtcaggcccagcttatgacatttgacagctaTTGATGACAGCTATCGATACGTGTTAATTAAGTGGTCAGTTAAAGTCCAACAAGCTTTTCATCACTGTGTCAAACAGCCTGCGTTCCTTCCAGCCTAGTGTGCACCATTCTCTTTGCCTTCATTAAACTAAACCCAGATCAGCAGGGCCTTTTAATAATCTCATTATATTTACTTGCTGATCTATTTGGGGAAGGAGTGTTCTACTCCTGTCAGGGGTCTTTACCCCTGATAGGAGTATCAATATAATTTAACTGATAAAGAGGACTTCTGGAAATACCTCCAATTACGGAGTTGTGTACAGTCTATGGGTTACAATACAGGACAGGATGAACGTGTATTGCAAAGGTTCTTAAAACTTCCAAATATTATACAATCATTCACTGTATTGTAAAACTTGGCAATAAATGCTCTGTATGGTGCAAGTGAGAGTCTGAGGATAATATGTGAAGGCACCTGGACACTGAGCTTGAACAAGAGGTCTGGGAGAATACCGTCCAGAACATGGGCTGGCCAGTAAGGGATAGTAAGAGCAAATTTATACATTataaaacattcattcattcattcattcattatccaagccgcttatcctgagcagggtcatgggatgctgaggcctatcccagcagtcattgtgcggcaggaagtgagacaccctggacaggccgccagtccatcacagaacaATTCATAGATATTATTGGACTCCAGTCAGACTTAAAAAGCTTGGTCTAATTCAAAGCAATGAGTGCTGGAAATGTAACAGTTCTATGGGTACTTTTCTACACCTCATGTGGGACTGTCCTCTGGTTTCCCCATTCTGAGTGGTTGGGGCAACTGAGGGGTGGTTGGACCAGCCCTTGCCAAGCTCGCCACATTTTATTAGAAACAAATCTGCTCTACCAGCTGGACCAACAAAGGCACAGTTTGGATTAAGCCTCGCAGGCTTTCGTAACCCTTCTGTTGTCTTGTGGGTCAAAAGGACCCATAACAGTgtcttaacagcagagaaaagactacatgattttttttcacctgaaaTGTGAAGACTTTTCCTGCAGTGACCTCAAcgttagaaaaagtgaaacaaggtttgtgttcatatttccatgaaagctgtacaccactagggtactaagattgtcttagggtcatgtgtgaccctataaaaacgagtggtgtccttATGTGGACTCCggttccttggagtccacatcagtgaggaactttcctggacctcaaacacccaggcccttgtgaaaaaggcacaacaatgcctgcatttcctgaggaggctgaggagcgcccgttatcccccaaaattctcaccaacttctaccactgcaccatagagagcatcctgaccatctgcatctcagtgtggtacggcaactgcacctcactagaccagaaaactctgcagcgggtcgtcaaggcggcccagcatatcaccggtacccagctcccagccatacaagacatttctcagaaacgctgccttcgaaggggtctgagcatcagcagagatccaacccaccccaaccatggactgttctcccccctgccctctgggaggcgctacaggagcctcagagcccgcactaccaggctcaaaaacagcttctttccacaagctgttgcccaccttaacctggctacccactgaatgtctgtagatattttaaatattttgtactccagctctcttttaacttatttttagcttttggtcttctatgttatattgtgtttgctgtgtttgtgtgtgtctgtcttgcactgtttggtgaagccacagccctcatttcatttttaaaatatgcctcctgcacattgttgttaatgacaataaactgaattgaattgatttggggtttaaagttaaattaagttgctttaatttagaggtttaatgaaggcggctcatacatgacccttaagacaagggcagtacaCACAATGTGTGCACAACACGAGGGTTTTAATGCAGCCAGGATTATACTAGGGAACTGGATAAATACAAGCACACCTTGTTATAGGGAATGGATGGAAGTCATGACGGTTACAGCCTCGTACGAGGTGATGTTGGCCAAACTGAAGGGTTCCACGTCTAGATTCACTGAGATGTGGGGCAGCTTCCTTACATTTATGAATGGTGGGGATCATTAGGTAGTAACACGTAATAGAATTCTTAATGTCTGTCAGGTGGGGTGTTGTGGGGAGGGGGAGAAGCCGTGAGCTATCATGCTGTGCTGCTGTCTGCTTTCatggtctgtttgtgtttgtgtactgTACCTGTAGACTACCATATGAAAAGTATGTTTTGCACTCTACAGTTTCAGGGTGttcgagaaggaaaaaaaatgcaaatgacAAAACAAAATAAGTCTAATCATTTTAAATTAACGTGAGGCATACAAGCTGCACACATGTCAGGGATTGTGGGACACAGTTTGGAAGGGGAACATTTGTGACCCACTGACTTAAGGGAGGGAATAAGAGGGAACAGAGGAGGGGGCGTTGGAACTGGTAATGAACTTCCCTTCATCTGGGTGCCATGTTTCATCAGTTATTTTGTGGATTTCCACCTTGAGCCAAGGGAAGGGAATGGCAAGAAGACTTTTAGCTTGGACTTGAATGTACCACTAAACTCTGTTTATTTCCCCCGCAGGTGAGCCCAGGCCAAATCACGCCTACTTTCCTccctttcagccaatcacagcttcCCTCTACATCTGCGgtccttcactgtggaaacaatATGAGACGGGGACATCGTCACATTTAGAAAACTGGTTTGTGGACAACAGATCTGTCTTTATCTATGACTGTGTGCTGGAGCCATCTGAATCCATCCACTGGTCCAAAAAAACAAGACTACGACTTCTCACGCGTAGGTTGGCCGTTGACACTGGACCGTTGTCTTGATGTCTGCTGCTTTTCGTCATTTTGGCAGAAAGCCAGTCTGGGGTTGACTCAGTGAGATCTATtgttaaaaaaacccaaaaacaaacattttGGAAGGGAAGGCCTGTAAATTTGAGTGgttcagtggtcaccaaccctgctcctgcagagctaccgtcctgccggttttcactccaaccctaatttgacACACCTGATTCAACTACTCAAGGTCTTGTTAAGTAGGTAATCGGTAGAAACAgttgtgttaaatcagggttggagtgaagaCCGGCAGGacgtagctctccaggagcagggttggtagctctccaggagcagggttggtagctctccaggagcagggttggcagctctccaggagcagggttggcagctctccaagagcagggttggtgaccactgcgcAGGCGATAATCTCGGGCCAATGGTTCGCCACAGTAAACTGCAGAAACAGGTTCTGGCTCTGTATCGCCAGTTCCTGCGAGCGGGCCATGCCAAGCCAGGCTTCATCCCCAGGATCCGGGACGAGTTCAGGGAGAACTCGAGAATCAAGAAGACTGACGTCATGCACATCGAGTACCTGTACCGCCGTGGCCAGCGCCAGCTGGAGCAGCTTAAGGACGTCAACACCAAACAGCTGGGCTCCTTCTCCAAACCTAAAGAGGACAGCTGACCAGGCCCTTCGAGGAAACGTGCTTCTAAACAAGAACAAAGTTATCAGGAAAAACAAACATATGCGTTGCGTATTGGTATTTCACTCACTGAGAGGGGTACTGGAAAGTTAAAATCAGTGTTTGCTAACGTAAACATGGCTCCCCGGAGACTGAGCTCGTCAGTTTAGCTCTCTACCGGATGTGATGTCAGCATCCATCCTGTCTGCAGTTACACAATGTGATgcgcccaggtagcgtagcggtctatttcgttgcctgacGTGACGAGtacaagtacaatgggggggggggggggtctacacaATGTGATTAAAAACACGTGTTGTACTTTTAAATTGGGGTTGTCGTCTCCATGTACACAAAACCTGGTGCCTGTGGACTGACTGGGAAAGCATCTGTAGCCCCATCTGCTGGTGGATTTCATTTGCTAGTGACATGTTTTGATCAAGGCGAGTTAACATAGTGTACTCAGCTGTTGGTTCTCCATATTCATCTATAAACCTGCATTTGGCTAGACTGGTAAATTTATATGAAAGTATTCGGTTCTGAGATGACTCACTTTGGCATCATATCTCAGCTACACTGGCATGGACAGACGTTAATGTTGGTACACAGGAACCCCGGACAACGCAACAGAGATCCTCTGGAGGTCCGTGGATCCTCTTTAAACGTTTGTTTTCACAGGGTGGTGAACTCTCGACACGGTGACCTTTATTTAGCAAGTTAATTTTATGCTTCCATCCAGAGCCACTTCATGTGAGAGGCTTCAGAGTCCATGCAAGGATATTCATTATTTGGATATGGAGATGTCTGGATCCAGCTCAGATGTTAGTCAGAATGCCATGTATATGGTAATAGTCACACATTACTGATACTCGTAGTTGGTCCAGGTTGTAAACAAGGTTTGTGCTGTCAGTGTCCTCCATAATATCACAGTGACAGCAACAACATCACAAACAGCTAGTAGTCAACCTCTGAACAGACTGTGGGGCCAGCATGGTAGAAGATAGATGTCACCTGTAGTTCTGCTTGCTGCCATGTCATGTAGCTGCATTTTGCCATTGGTACACAAGTGGGCCATGAATGATTTAACGCAATTTATGTGAATCTTTGGAATGTGAAACCCAAAGCCTAGCTAAACCTTTGACCATGACCAACAGATTCTTATAATGTAGCATGTCTTGTCAATAAAACTGAATATTCATCTGCACATTATAGTTACAACTAGCCAATAAAAACTTAATTGCAATTATACAGACTGCTTTTTTCCTAGTTTTTCCCcccatcccacccgattaacccaatggcatatggccggaactcttgtcgaatagctcccctggctcacgtttccacaggaaggagatagtcgtaacaccagcttccttcaaactcgtgtcagctgctctcgctCGCGAAGgacacgtagggagaatgctttcggttgcttggctgcagacgcccggatgggccagaggggtcgctggagatagacgagtccccgaacattacaccgatctacacccccTATCCTTCGGGTAAggatggcctaatgaatgccttaccccgtggacgctctggccgtgaccggttacggcgagtctgggatacgaacctcccagccacgtgacgagcgggctgcaagaacggcggtttattccgctcggccaccagagcggccagaCTGCTTTTAACTATACTGATCTTTATTCCTAACGTCATGTTGTTCCCTGGATGACAAGTGTTActcttgtaaccggttattttcttgcccggtgcgggattcgatatgggctgtactgcaccacaaggcgacgtcactaaccgctcggctaaagggtcagacccgttagctagggactaacgtgtct
Proteins encoded:
- the sdhaf1 gene encoding succinate dehydrogenase assembly factor 1, mitochondrial — its product is MVRHSKLQKQVLALYRQFLRAGHAKPGFIPRIRDEFRENSRIKKTDVMHIEYLYRRGQRQLEQLKDVNTKQLGSFSKPKEDS